AATCGAAGGATACTCAGCAAATATAAGCCTTTCAAGACTTGGGTATGATATCATGGCATTTGTTGAAATAAGCGTGGAAGCAAGAGTGAGAAGAGAGGTTGCAGAGGCACTGCAAAAGCGTAAGGAAGTTATAGAGCTATATGAGGTCACAGGGACATGTGATTTTATGGCCAAAATAGTTGTCAGAAACATGGAGGAGTTAAGAGAATTTCTGGCAATCACTCTGGCTAAGATGGAGGGAATCATATCAACTCAAACATTACTTATAATTAGGAATTACAGAATTAAGTTTGACAAATTATTGTAGGCAAGAGGTGATCGGAGTGAAGGGAATCATGGCATTTCTTTTTATAAAAACTCAACCTAAGAATCGACAGGTTCCTGTTGAAGATGAAATATCCAGAATGAAAGGGGTATTGCATTTATATGAGGTTCTTGGAGAGTACGACATGTGCGTGCATGTTCATGCTGGAACGAGGGAGGAGCTTTCAAATTTGCTTTACAATATCTCAACTGTTGAGGGGGTTAAAGAAATTACTACAATAATCATATCTAAGAGAATTAAATGAAGTTTCAATATTTCTTGGCTTAAGTTAAATTTTAAATTTAACATCGAAAAACCCCAGTAGATTGCATGTTCTCTACTGAAGATATTCCAAAAAATGGATATTTGATGGACAGAGAGATTCCTTAAAGAATTTTGATCTACGTATATCTACCTTTAAGTGCGGGAATGTTCTACAGCGTAGTTTAAATTTTAAAGAAAATTCTTATATATTGTTTGTATCTTAAAGCGGCATGAGGTGTTCACAATGGATGATATGCTGGCTGCTGTTCTGTATGCAAAATGGGATCCGAAACCCGAATATAAGCCCACTCCAAAGGACATTGAAGGCAAATTGACATACCTTGGAGGGCTTGTATGGAGGTATCCTGAACTTAGGGTGGAGCGTAGACCAATTCCAAAGATCAAAGAGGACGAAGTCCTGATAAAGGTTAAAGCATGTGGCATATGTGGGTCTGATATACACATGTACGAATCCGACGAGGATGGCTATATTCTTTATCCGGGGCTTACGGCATTTCCCTGTGTTCTCGGACATGAATTTTCGGGTGAAATTGTTAAGGTTGGGGAAAAGGCATACAATCAGTGGGGAGAAAAATTTGAGGTTGGAACACCAGTA
Above is a genomic segment from Thermococcus sp. SY098 containing:
- a CDS encoding Lrp/AsnC family transcriptional regulator, producing MPDLDEIDREILLLLKDNARMSLTDIAKKVGLSVMGVKNRIKKLEERGIIEGYSANISLSRLGYDIMAFVEISVEARVRREVAEALQKRKEVIELYEVTGTCDFMAKIVVRNMEELREFLAITLAKMEGIISTQTLLIIRNYRIKFDKLL
- a CDS encoding Lrp/AsnC family transcriptional regulator, which gives rise to MKGIMAFLFIKTQPKNRQVPVEDEISRMKGVLHLYEVLGEYDMCVHVHAGTREELSNLLYNISTVEGVKEITTIIISKRIK